The window ATTACTGACATTTTTGATTTGCAAAAAACCTGACATTTTCTATTTGCAATGACATGAGGTTTATTTTCCTTGACATTCGCTGATTGATGAATATAATTAAAAGCCTAAAAAAACACTTTGTAAACAGCCTTGAATTGCTATGGTCAATGCGTATGGTGAAAGGTAGAGGAGACTTCGGGTACGGGTGTTGTCACCCTGAGTGGGGGTGTGCCGGATGGTACACCCTCTCTTGCTCTAGGACTGCTGGACACTGGCGATGAACCAAGAGCTTGCGCACCTTCTTGAACTTCAGAGGATCGATGATGAAACTGAACATATGAAACATGAACAGTCGGAGATACCTGAAGATGTCGTTGCCATCGACGAGAGACTGAGGGAGACAGAATCGGCGTACGTACAGCAGAAGGAGAAACTCGCTGAACTGAACAAACGTCGTTCCTCCCTGGAAAATGACCTTGTGCTATTGGGGGAGAGGTTGAAAAAATACCAGAGGCAACTCCTATCCGCAAAAACAAACCAAGAATATCAGGTTTTTCTCCGGGAGATAGATGCAGCCAAAGCAACCATCTCTCAGAATGAAGAAGACATACTTACATTGATGGACGATGCGGAGACAATGGCTTCTGACATTGAGCAACGCACCAGAGAATTAGAAAAGGAAAGGGTCAGTTCGCAGCAGGAGGTCGACTCGCTCAAGACACGCATGAATATTCTGAGGGAAGAGTATAAGGAAAAGACTGACGAACGAAGAGGACTTGTAATCAGGATGGGAAAGCGTCTGGTCCAAAAGTACGAACGCATAAAGAATGGAAGAGGCGGGCAAGCAGTAGTGGTTATCAACGGAGAGGTGTGTACCGGTTGTCACACCACACTACCTCCGCAATTTGCTGTTGAAATCAGAAAGGGCGGGGAGATTCTGACCTGCGAGAGTTGTGGTCGGATTCTCATCTGGGGGAACAGGAACTAGATTGCGGCTCAGTCTGTACATCGATGGGGCCTCGAAGGGCAATCCGGGTCGTGCGTCCGTAGGAGTTGTAGTTAGGGACGCGCGTGGGAAAGTCATCTCAGAGGTGAGTCGTTCGATTGGAAGGGCGACTAACAACCAGGCAGAATATAAGGCTCTTCTATATGGCCTTGAGGAGGTTAGCAAAATAACTGACAACCGTCTTGGAAATGTTGATCTGCTGGTAAGAACCGACAGTCAGCTCCTTTATCGCCAGATGACTGGAAGGTACAGGATCAGGAACAAGATCCTCATTGGCATTTCGGTCAAAGTTCAAACAAGATTGAAACAACTTGGCTCATTCAACATAGAACATATTCCGCGCGAACAGAACACGTACGCCGACCGTCTGGCTAACTTGGCGCTTCGTAAAAGGAGCTGCTAAGGAAATCCTTTTTTTGGCTGACTGAAAAGGCATGTTGTGGTATGAGGCTTAATCGGCCACTCTTTCCGGCGGAGAGGAAATGAGTGGAGAGAGGAATGTAATGGTTGGCAATCTCATGAGATACGGCGGCCTGATGGTTGGTGTTTTCCTTCTCGCCTTTTTAATGACCGGCAAGGGATCCGTAAAGGCCCCTGAGTCGAATCAGTATGAATCGATGGTTCAGGAAAGGCAGCAGAGGGGGAAGGCCATTGCAGGTTACATCTCCAAGTATGCGATAGATCCTATGCTTGCTGGAGCTGACGAAAGAGACATGGTTCTTGGCGCAATGGTTTCTGCGGCAAAGGCCAAGAACAAAGATGTCCTCTATGCCACTATCACCACAAAAAAAGGCCTGATTGTGGCCGACACCGACAAGGGGGCGATCGGCAAAACCCACAGTCTCCCTGAGGGAGCGAAGCCTCTGGGTGTCAAAACTGAACTAGCACAGACACTGAAATCCGCCAAGCTAGGGAATTACTATGATGTCGCAGCCGGGATCATGCTTGGGGAAACGAAAATAGGCGAGGTTCACGTCGGCCTCAAAGCTGTCGAAGAACCGCCCCCTGCAGCTGCACCATCCGTGTCTAAGAAATGGATATTGATTGCTCTTGTCCTGGGAGTCGTGGGTGTCTTCGCAATCTCAATGTTCAGTCATGGCGCTACGGCGCCAGCTTCAGGAGTGTCCGTGGTGAACACCAGCACAATTGAAGAACTCAAAGGAGAAGAAGAAACCTTGATGAAACGAGTGGCTGATGCAAAGAGGGACGAGGAAAGCAGGAGGGAGAAACTGGAAGCTCTCAAGAGAGAGCTTGGCGACATAACAACCCAGGTACAAGCAAGACAGAACGAGCTAGCCCAGATGGGCACTATAAACACCACAGGTGTCGGCGAGGGACTCGACGCCCTTCGTGGAGAAGCGAAGAACTTGGAAAAACGGATTGAGGATTTAAGGTCGACCGAGAAGGTGCTGACATCAAGCGTCCAGTCCAAGAAGCAGGAACAAACAGGTCTGGAGCAGAAGCTTCAGCAGGCACAGACCGACGCTCAGACTCAGACTGCCGCAAAACAGGAGTATTCAGAAGTTTCCCAGCGCATAGACACTAAGAAGCGGGAGGAGCTTTCCCTGACCATGAGAATTGTGTCAAAGAGAAGAGAAGAAATAGCAATCTCACAGAGGCTCGAAGCGAAGAGAAAAGAAGAGATTGAACTGATGAGAAAGGCGGAGGAGCTTAAGAAGAGATCAGGCCAGCCCAGGTGATAGCGGGTGGCGTGCGAAATGAGGAGTGGAGTTTTAGGTGTTCTCGCCGCTCCGACTGGCGAGTCACCTTCTTGATTTAAGACCACAGGGAGTTACTGCAGACATGAGGGACTACTACTCCGTATTAGGTGTTGGCACAAATGCGACG is drawn from candidate division TA06 bacterium and contains these coding sequences:
- a CDS encoding ribonuclease HI family protein; the protein is MVGFSSGGTGTRLRLSLYIDGASKGNPGRASVGVVVRDARGKVISEVSRSIGRATNNQAEYKALLYGLEEVSKITDNRLGNVDLLVRTDSQLLYRQMTGRYRIRNKILIGISVKVQTRLKQLGSFNIEHIPREQNTYADRLANLALRKRSC